A genomic window from Bacillota bacterium LX-D includes:
- a CDS encoding group II intron maturase-specific domain-containing protein has protein sequence MHHRHAKAETSQGKAYYTTQQWLTPKAEQHIRDVIKERLAPPAARVQSLKSHIEYLNPKIRGWKNYYGTPYSTKKMTKLDWYILQRFTRWYAKKTKRRKAFSALRQVSEMLEKHGLLKLA, from the coding sequence ATGCACCATCGACACGCCAAAGCAGAGACATCTCAAGGAAAAGCATATTATACCACCCAGCAATGGCTAACGCCGAAGGCAGAGCAGCACATCCGAGATGTAATTAAGGAGCGATTAGCTCCGCCGGCAGCGCGAGTGCAATCACTGAAGTCCCATATTGAATATCTAAATCCTAAAATACGTGGATGGAAGAATTATTATGGAACTCCATACAGCACAAAGAAAATGACCAAATTGGATTGGTATATTCTTCAGCGATTTACTCGCTGGTACGCCAAGAAAACAAAAAGGCGCAAAGCGTTCAGCGCCCTGCGTCAAGTCTCTGAGATGTTAGAAAAGCATGGACTGTTAAAACTTGCATAA